The following proteins are co-located in the Roseovarius arcticus genome:
- a CDS encoding TRAP transporter large permease codes for MPYEMIAILMFSSMMLMLLTGQRVFGAIGFVAAVGGILLWGTGGADMPFSAAMKLMKWYPLLTLPMFIFMGYVLSESRIADDLYKMFHVWMGPVRGGLAIGTILLMVLISAMNGLSVAGMAIGATIALPELLKRGYDKIMVTGVIQAGSSLGILVPPSVVLVLYAMIARQPVGQLWLAGVIPGLMMATMFIIYIYVRCRMQPELGPPLAPEERNVSTREKMRLLSAGLLPLMIFAVMMVPFVKGWTSLVESSAIGAMAAFLAAVVKGRMTREVFENSVRNTLGISCMFMWIILAALGFGAIFDGLGAVKAISDLFTTQWGLDPWVILIMMQLSFIVMGTFLDDTAMLVIVAPLYVPLVGDLGFDLIWYGVLYTITCQIAYMTPPFGYNLFLMRAMAPPEISIRDIYRSIIPFVAVMIGALIAVMAFPQIALWLPNLVYN; via the coding sequence ATGCCATACGAGATGATTGCCATCCTGATGTTCAGCTCGATGATGCTGATGCTGCTGACCGGCCAGCGTGTGTTCGGCGCCATCGGCTTTGTGGCTGCGGTGGGCGGCATCCTGCTGTGGGGCACGGGCGGGGCTGACATGCCGTTTTCCGCCGCGATGAAACTCATGAAGTGGTACCCGTTGCTGACGCTGCCAATGTTCATCTTTATGGGCTACGTCCTAAGCGAGAGCCGGATTGCCGACGACCTCTACAAGATGTTCCACGTCTGGATGGGGCCTGTGCGCGGGGGGCTGGCGATCGGTACGATCCTTTTGATGGTGCTGATATCGGCGATGAACGGTTTGTCGGTGGCGGGCATGGCAATCGGCGCGACCATCGCCCTGCCCGAACTGCTAAAGCGCGGCTATGACAAGATCATGGTGACGGGCGTCATTCAGGCCGGATCGTCGTTGGGCATCCTCGTCCCGCCATCTGTCGTGCTGGTGCTCTACGCGATGATCGCGCGTCAACCGGTCGGCCAGTTGTGGCTGGCGGGCGTGATTCCCGGCCTGATGATGGCGACGATGTTCATCATTTACATCTATGTGCGTTGCCGGATGCAGCCCGAACTGGGCCCGCCCCTGGCACCGGAAGAGCGTAACGTATCGACCCGCGAGAAAATGCGCCTGCTGTCCGCTGGTCTGCTGCCGCTGATGATATTCGCCGTTATGATGGTGCCCTTCGTCAAGGGCTGGACCTCGCTGGTGGAAAGCAGCGCAATTGGCGCCATGGCGGCCTTCCTTGCTGCTGTAGTCAAAGGGCGCATGACGCGCGAAGTGTTCGAGAATTCGGTGCGCAACACGCTGGGTATTTCTTGCATGTTCATGTGGATCATCCTCGCCGCCCTCGGCTTTGGCGCGATCTTCGATGGGCTGGGCGCGGTCAAGGCGATCTCGGATCTGTTCACAACGCAATGGGGCCTCGATCCGTGGGTCATCCTGATCATGATGCAGCTAAGTTTTATCGTGATGGGCACGTTTCTGGACGATACCGCGATGCTGGTCATCGTCGCGCCGCTATACGTGCCGCTGGTCGGTGATCTGGGCTTTGATCTGATATGGTATGGCGTGCTTTATACGATCACCTGCCAGATCGCCTATATGACGCCGCCCTTCGGCTATAACCTGTTCCTGATGCGCGCCATGGCCCCGCCCGAGATTTCGATACGCGATATCTATCGCTCGATCATACCGTTCGTGGCCGTCATGATAGGTGCGTTGATCGCCGTCATGGCGTTTCCGCAAATTGCGCTGTGGCTGCCCAATCTCGTGTATAACTGA
- a CDS encoding TRAP transporter substrate-binding protein — MTTRRKFLAAAGIGTAATALGAPAIVRAQAPIKWRFQTYAGAALGEHVTKPAIDYINAAANGEMEIELFYADQIVPTGEMFQALQRGTIDGVHSDDDSMASPTPLQQFGGYFPLATKHILDVPVLFDQYGLADIWTEEYDKVGVKWLSAAGQDPCNFNTTKEITSLADLDGLKLYTFPTAGRFLSQFGVVPVSIPYEDAEVAVQTGELDGMAWSGITEDYTVGWANVTDYFLTNNISGAWIGSFFVNPKQWSDLPDHLKQIVMAGIEASHTYRNQWYWGGEARLRAQGDKLKLRTIPQAEWKTVEDAAVTFWDEIAQEGEVHQKIVNIFRDYNDVIGKAGPPYTNG, encoded by the coding sequence ATGACGACACGCAGAAAGTTTTTGGCCGCAGCCGGTATCGGTACCGCAGCCACCGCACTGGGCGCGCCCGCGATTGTGCGCGCGCAGGCCCCGATCAAGTGGCGTTTTCAGACCTATGCCGGCGCCGCACTGGGCGAGCATGTGACAAAGCCTGCCATCGACTACATCAATGCCGCCGCTAACGGCGAGATGGAGATCGAACTGTTCTACGCAGACCAGATCGTGCCCACCGGCGAGATGTTTCAGGCGCTGCAACGCGGCACCATTGACGGCGTTCATTCGGACGACGACTCTATGGCCTCGCCCACGCCGCTGCAGCAATTTGGCGGATATTTCCCGCTGGCGACCAAGCATATTCTGGATGTGCCTGTCCTCTTTGACCAATACGGGCTGGCCGATATCTGGACCGAAGAATACGACAAGGTCGGCGTCAAATGGCTGTCGGCTGCGGGCCAAGACCCCTGCAACTTCAACACCACCAAAGAGATCACGTCGTTGGCCGATCTGGATGGTCTGAAGCTATACACCTTCCCCACGGCGGGACGGTTCCTGTCGCAGTTCGGCGTCGTGCCTGTCAGCATACCCTACGAGGATGCCGAGGTCGCGGTTCAGACCGGCGAGCTGGACGGTATGGCATGGTCGGGCATCACCGAGGATTACACCGTTGGCTGGGCGAACGTCACCGACTACTTCCTGACCAACAATATCTCGGGCGCGTGGATTGGATCGTTCTTTGTCAATCCCAAGCAATGGTCGGACCTGCCCGATCACCTCAAGCAGATCGTCATGGCCGGGATCGAGGCCAGCCATACCTACCGCAATCAGTGGTACTGGGGCGGCGAGGCACGCCTGCGCGCGCAGGGCGACAAGCTAAAGCTGCGCACAATTCCGCAGGCCGAGTGGAAGACGGTCGAAGACGCCGCGGTCACCTTCTGGGACGAGATCGCTCAGGAGGGCGAAGTGCACCAGAAGATCGTCAACATCTTCCGTGACTATAACGACGTGATCGGCAAAGCGGGTCCGCCCTACACCAACGGCTGA
- a CDS encoding glutamine synthetase family protein: MPVKTSAQTPALTFDNLKKQVEDGSVDTVLVCLVDMQGRLMGKRFHAGHFINGAYKETHCCNYLLATDLEMSTPEGFASTSWEKGYGDYVMQPDLNTLRPMPWLEGTVMVLCDVLDHHNEPVPHSPRAMLKKQLARLEEMGLSAMMATELEFFLFEKSYDEIRKGGYRDLVPISGYNEDYNIFQTTKEEHVMRPLRNHLWDAGLPIECTKGEAEAGQEELNIKYAAALDTADFHTIAKHATKEIAWQQGHAVSFLPKWHPDRVGSSSHVHQSLWKDGENVFFDKSDDLGMSDLMKSYMAGMLKYAPDYTYFLAPYINSYKRFVKGTFAPTRTIWSVDNRTAGFRLCGASSRAVRVECRVGGSDLNPYLAMAVQLAAGIAGIEEKLELAPPFKGDAYSGKEGMIPTNLRDAYVSLKGSAMLRKTLGDDVVDHYARAAEVEIEDFDSAVTDYEIARGFERC, from the coding sequence ATGCCCGTCAAAACTTCTGCCCAGACCCCCGCGCTGACATTCGATAACCTGAAGAAACAGGTAGAAGACGGCAGCGTCGACACTGTCCTCGTCTGCCTCGTCGACATGCAGGGCCGCCTGATGGGCAAGCGTTTTCACGCCGGGCATTTCATCAATGGCGCCTACAAGGAAACGCATTGCTGTAACTACCTGCTAGCCACCGATCTGGAAATGTCGACGCCCGAGGGATTTGCCAGCACCTCGTGGGAGAAGGGCTATGGCGATTACGTCATGCAGCCCGATCTGAACACGCTGCGACCGATGCCGTGGCTGGAGGGCACCGTTATGGTGCTGTGCGACGTCTTGGATCACCATAATGAGCCTGTGCCCCACTCGCCCCGCGCGATGCTGAAAAAGCAGCTGGCGCGGCTGGAGGAAATGGGCCTGAGCGCAATGATGGCGACCGAGCTGGAGTTTTTCCTGTTCGAGAAAAGCTATGATGAGATCCGCAAAGGTGGCTACCGCGACCTCGTGCCGATCTCGGGCTATAATGAGGATTACAACATCTTCCAGACCACAAAGGAAGAGCATGTCATGCGCCCCTTGCGCAATCATCTGTGGGACGCCGGCCTGCCCATCGAGTGCACCAAGGGCGAGGCCGAGGCGGGCCAGGAAGAGCTGAATATCAAATACGCCGCCGCCCTCGACACGGCCGATTTCCACACCATCGCCAAGCACGCAACCAAGGAAATCGCATGGCAGCAGGGCCACGCCGTCTCCTTCTTGCCCAAGTGGCACCCGGACCGCGTCGGCAGCTCGTCGCATGTGCATCAGTCCCTGTGGAAGGACGGCGAGAACGTCTTTTTCGACAAATCCGATGATCTGGGTATGTCGGATCTGATGAAGAGTTACATGGCCGGCATGTTGAAATATGCCCCCGATTATACCTACTTCCTCGCGCCTTACATCAACAGCTACAAGCGGTTCGTGAAAGGCACGTTTGCCCCCACGCGCACCATTTGGTCGGTTGATAATCGCACTGCCGGATTTCGTCTGTGCGGTGCATCGAGCCGCGCCGTGCGCGTGGAATGCCGCGTTGGCGGGTCGGATTTAAACCCCTACCTTGCTATGGCCGTACAGCTGGCTGCTGGAATCGCGGGTATCGAAGAAAAGCTGGAATTGGCGCCACCCTTCAAGGGCGATGCCTATTCGGGCAAAGAGGGCATGATTCCGACCAATCTGCGCGATGCGTATGTGTCGCTGAAGGGATCGGCGATGCTGCGCAAGACGCTGGGCGACGATGTGGTTGATCACTACGCCCGCGCCGCCGAGGTTGAGATTGAGGATTTCGATTCTGCCGTGACGGACTACGAAATCGCCCGCGGATTTGAGCGGTGCTAA
- a CDS encoding aldehyde dehydrogenase family protein, translated as MSETLTCISPIDGSVFATREALDIGGAKAAAARARKAQVNWAARSLDERIRLVMAGVAAVGAMNDDVVPELARMMGRPVRYGGEFGGFEERASYMAKIAQEALADIIVGEDDTFTRYIRRLPHGVVLVVAPWNYPYMTAINTVAPALIAGNTVLLKHATQTLLVGERMAQAFHAAGVPEDVFQNVFLGHDTTSQLIADRAVDFVNFTGSVGGGRAMERAAAGTFMPVATELGGKDPGYVMDDADLHAAVDTLIDGAMFNSGQCCCGIERIYVHESLFDAFVEKAVKIVEGYTLGDPLDASTSIGPMANVRFAREVRDQIAEAVAAGATAHIAQMAADDGGAYLTPQILTEVTHDMRVMRDESFGPVVGIMKVSSDEEAIELMNDSNFGLTASLWTADLNRAQAVGDRIETGTVFMNRADYLDPGLCWTGCKDTGRGGGLSVIGYHNLTRPKSYHLKKVTK; from the coding sequence ATGAGCGAGACACTGACCTGCATTTCGCCGATTGATGGATCGGTTTTTGCCACGCGCGAGGCGCTGGATATCGGCGGCGCCAAGGCAGCGGCGGCCCGCGCGCGTAAGGCGCAAGTGAACTGGGCGGCACGATCGCTGGACGAACGTATCCGGCTGGTGATGGCTGGGGTCGCTGCCGTGGGCGCGATGAACGACGACGTGGTACCGGAGCTGGCGCGCATGATGGGCCGCCCTGTGCGGTACGGCGGCGAATTCGGCGGCTTTGAAGAGCGCGCATCGTATATGGCAAAAATCGCCCAAGAGGCGCTGGCCGATATCATCGTGGGCGAGGATGACACATTCACCCGCTACATCAGGCGGCTGCCGCATGGCGTCGTGCTGGTCGTGGCGCCGTGGAACTACCCTTACATGACGGCAATCAACACGGTTGCGCCTGCATTGATCGCCGGGAACACCGTGCTGCTGAAACATGCCACACAGACCTTGCTGGTAGGCGAACGGATGGCGCAGGCGTTTCACGCGGCGGGCGTGCCGGAGGATGTGTTTCAGAACGTATTTCTGGGCCACGACACAACATCACAGCTGATCGCGGATCGCGCAGTCGATTTCGTGAACTTCACCGGGTCTGTTGGCGGCGGGCGCGCGATGGAGCGGGCTGCGGCTGGCACGTTTATGCCCGTGGCGACCGAACTGGGCGGCAAGGATCCGGGCTATGTCATGGACGACGCCGATCTGCACGCCGCCGTCGATACGCTGATTGATGGCGCAATGTTCAACTCGGGCCAGTGCTGCTGCGGGATCGAGCGCATTTATGTACACGAGAGCCTTTTTGACGCGTTCGTCGAAAAGGCAGTGAAGATCGTCGAGGGCTACACGCTGGGCGATCCACTGGACGCAAGCACGAGCATAGGCCCGATGGCGAATGTACGCTTTGCTAGGGAAGTCCGCGACCAGATCGCCGAGGCCGTGGCCGCGGGCGCGACGGCCCATATCGCGCAGATGGCCGCCGATGATGGCGGCGCCTATCTGACGCCGCAGATCCTGACCGAGGTTACCCACGACATGCGCGTGATGCGCGATGAGAGCTTTGGCCCTGTCGTGGGCATCATGAAGGTATCGTCGGATGAGGAGGCAATTGAGTTGATGAATGACAGCAATTTCGGCCTGACTGCCAGCCTCTGGACCGCCGACCTTAACCGTGCGCAAGCCGTCGGCGACCGGATAGAGACGGGCACCGTCTTTATGAACCGGGCCGATTATCTGGACCCCGGCTTGTGTTGGACAGGCTGCAAGGATACGGGCCGCGGCGGCGGGCTGTCGGTCATCGGGTACCACAATTTGACGCGTCCCAAATCCTACCATCTCAAGAAGGTGACAAAATGA
- a CDS encoding iron-containing alcohol dehydrogenase translates to MNLTGNWSYPTSVKFGAGRIKELPAACAQAGITRPLLVTDKGLANLPITAQVLDIMEGAGLGRGIFSEVDPNPNEKNLDAGVAAYKSGGHDGVIAFGGGSGLDLGKMVAFMAGQSRLVWDYEDVDDWWTRADADAIAPIIAVPTTAGTGSEVGRASVITNSATHVKKIIFHPKVMPEVVICDPELTTGMPKFITAGTGLDAFAHCVEAFSSPNYHPMSQGMALEGMRLVKDYLPRAYADGTDLEARAHMMSAAMMGATAFQKGLGAIHAMSHPVGAVFGTHHGTTNAVCMPAVLQLNAPEIRDRFRTAAAYLDIDGGFDGFCAFVQEFNDALGIPRKLSEMGVEAERIDDLVAEAIQDPSCGGNPVKLTKENLRALYEASI, encoded by the coding sequence ATGAACCTCACTGGTAACTGGTCCTACCCAACGTCTGTAAAATTCGGCGCTGGCCGCATTAAAGAACTACCCGCAGCCTGCGCGCAGGCTGGCATCACGCGCCCCCTACTGGTCACCGACAAGGGGCTGGCAAACCTTCCGATCACTGCGCAAGTCTTGGACATCATGGAGGGCGCGGGGCTGGGCCGCGGGATATTCTCGGAGGTCGATCCGAACCCGAATGAGAAGAACCTCGACGCCGGTGTCGCCGCCTACAAATCCGGCGGCCATGATGGCGTGATTGCGTTCGGCGGCGGCTCGGGGCTGGACTTGGGCAAAATGGTCGCCTTCATGGCGGGTCAGTCGCGCCTCGTATGGGATTATGAGGACGTGGATGACTGGTGGACGCGCGCCGATGCGGACGCCATCGCGCCGATCATCGCGGTGCCGACGACGGCAGGGACAGGGTCCGAAGTGGGCCGCGCCAGCGTCATCACCAATTCCGCGACCCATGTAAAAAAGATCATCTTTCACCCCAAGGTCATGCCAGAGGTCGTTATCTGCGATCCCGAACTGACGACCGGAATGCCGAAATTCATCACCGCGGGCACCGGCCTTGATGCCTTTGCTCATTGCGTCGAAGCGTTCAGCAGTCCGAACTACCACCCAATGAGCCAAGGCATGGCGCTGGAGGGGATGCGTCTGGTCAAGGACTACCTGCCCCGCGCCTATGCGGACGGTACTGATCTGGAGGCGCGAGCGCATATGATGAGCGCCGCGATGATGGGCGCGACCGCATTTCAAAAGGGCCTCGGCGCGATCCACGCGATGAGCCATCCGGTCGGTGCCGTCTTTGGCACGCATCACGGCACGACCAATGCCGTCTGCATGCCGGCCGTGCTGCAACTGAATGCGCCCGAGATTCGGGACCGTTTCCGTACGGCGGCCGCCTACTTGGATATTGACGGCGGCTTTGACGGGTTCTGCGCGTTCGTTCAGGAATTTAACGACGCCTTGGGCATCCCGCGCAAGCTGTCCGAGATGGGTGTCGAGGCGGAGCGCATCGACGATCTGGTGGCCGAGGCGATCCAAGATCCCAGCTGCGGCGGCAACCCCGTCAAGCTGACCAAGGAAAATTTGCGCGCGCTATACGAGGCCAGCATCTAA
- the gltB gene encoding glutamate synthase large subunit, producing MTTYDTDWATAEAAKREWMTENGMYANDEEHSSCGVGLVVAVSGKRSRRVVQAGIDALKAIWHRGAVDADGKTGDGAGIHLQIPVSFFYDQIRRTGHEPRQDQLVAVGQVFLPRTDFGAQEACRTIVETEVLRMGHTIYGWRHVPVDVTCLGDKANATRPEIEQILISNARGIDEEDFERELYVIRRRIEKAVIAAAIGGFYIASLSCRSIIYKGMMLAEEVAVFYPDLMDERFKSAFAIYHQRYSTNTFPQWWLAQPFRMLAHNGEVNTLKGNRNWMKSHEIRMASSAFGDLAEDIKPIIPAGASDSAALDSVFEVLVRAGRSAPMAKTMLVPESWSNLAQELPQAWRDMYSYCNSVMEPWDGPAALAMTDGRWVCAGLDRNGLRPMRYVVTGDGLVIAGSEAGMVPIDEGTVREKGALGPGQMLAVDMKEGKLFHDVEIKDQLSAAQPFGEWVGKINDLGDTLAVVSEAPMHTAGDLRRRQIAAGYTIEELEQILAPMGEDGKEAIASMGDDTPSAVLSMQYRPLSHFFRQNFSQVTNPPIDSLREYRVMSLKTRFGNLKNVLDESGAQTQIIVLDSPFVGNTQWNVLTSQFTSDVGHIDCTFAKGPGALQEGLTRIRAEAEDAVRSGAGHLILTDQAVGEDRIGMPMILATSAVHSHLTRKGLRTFCSLNVRSAECIDPHYFAVLIGAGATVVNAYLAEDSLADRIERNLLDGTLTEVVARYRKAIDAGLLKIMSKMGISVISSYRGGLNFEAVGLSRAMCAEYFPGLVSRISGIGVSGIQTKLEEVHARAFNGADNVLPIGGFYKARKTGESHAWGAQNMHMLQTACNTASFDLWKRYSAAMQAAPPIHLRDLMAIKPMGKAIPVDEVESVTAIRKRFVTPGMSLGALSPEAHKTLNVAMNRIGARSDSGEGGEDPAHFLPEPNGDNPSAKIKQVASGRFGVTAEYLNQCEELEIKIAQGAKPGEGGQLPGMKVTELIARLRHSTKGVTLISPPPHHDIYSIEDLAQLIYDLKQINPIAKVTVKLVAQSGVGTIAAGVAKAKADVILISGHNGGTGASPATSIKYAGLPWEMGLTEAHQVLSMNNLRERVTLRTDGGLRTGRDIVMAAMMGAEEYGIGTAALIAMGCIMVRQCQSNTCPVGVCTQDEALRDKFTGSAEKVVNLITFYAQEVRDVLAGIGARSLNEVIGRADLLTQVSRGSAHLDDLDLNPMLITVGNRGAVYDRTRPRNAVPDTLDAEIVRDAARFLNDGEKMQLHYAVQNTHRTVGTRLSSHIVRKFGMKNSLQPDHLTVKLAGSAGQSLGAFAAPGLKLEVSGDANDYVGKGLSGGIIVVRPPMNSPLDASENTIIGNTVLYGATAGYLFAAGRAGERFAVRNSGAHVVIEGCGSNGCEYMTGGVAVILGRIGANFGAGMTGGMAYLYDPAGQAAPLMNRETIVTSPVQHPHWQGELLALIQRHADETGSRKALDILQHWDIERAHFLQICPLEMLDKLPHPLSDQDLAMPAE from the coding sequence ATGACCACCTACGACACCGATTGGGCCACCGCCGAAGCAGCCAAGCGCGAGTGGATGACCGAGAACGGCATGTACGCCAATGACGAAGAGCATTCGTCCTGCGGTGTCGGTCTGGTCGTTGCAGTAAGTGGCAAGCGGTCGCGCCGCGTGGTCCAGGCGGGCATCGACGCCCTGAAAGCGATCTGGCACCGCGGCGCCGTCGACGCAGATGGCAAAACGGGCGATGGCGCAGGCATACACCTGCAAATCCCGGTGTCGTTCTTCTACGACCAGATTCGCCGCACGGGCCACGAGCCGAGGCAAGACCAGCTGGTCGCGGTCGGACAGGTGTTTCTGCCCCGCACGGATTTCGGTGCGCAGGAGGCGTGCCGCACGATCGTCGAAACCGAAGTGCTGCGCATGGGCCACACGATCTATGGCTGGCGGCACGTGCCCGTAGATGTCACCTGCCTAGGTGACAAGGCGAACGCAACGCGCCCCGAGATTGAACAGATCCTGATTTCCAATGCGCGCGGCATCGACGAGGAGGATTTCGAGCGCGAGCTGTACGTCATTCGCCGCCGCATCGAAAAGGCCGTGATCGCCGCCGCAATTGGCGGTTTTTACATCGCGTCCCTGTCGTGCCGCAGCATCATCTACAAGGGCATGATGCTGGCCGAGGAGGTCGCGGTCTTTTACCCCGATCTGATGGACGAGCGGTTCAAATCCGCATTCGCCATCTATCACCAGCGCTATTCAACCAACACCTTCCCTCAATGGTGGTTGGCGCAGCCATTTCGCATGCTGGCCCATAACGGCGAGGTCAATACGCTAAAGGGCAACCGCAATTGGATGAAAAGCCACGAGATTCGCATGGCCTCGTCCGCGTTCGGTGATCTGGCCGAGGATATCAAGCCAATCATTCCGGCAGGCGCGTCCGATTCTGCCGCGCTCGACTCTGTATTCGAGGTGCTGGTGCGTGCCGGCCGCTCGGCCCCGATGGCCAAGACAATGCTGGTGCCTGAATCGTGGTCGAACCTTGCGCAGGAATTGCCGCAGGCGTGGCGCGACATGTATTCCTACTGCAACAGCGTGATGGAGCCGTGGGACGGCCCCGCCGCGTTGGCCATGACGGATGGTCGCTGGGTTTGCGCCGGCCTTGATCGGAACGGGCTACGGCCAATGCGCTATGTTGTGACCGGCGACGGTCTGGTGATCGCGGGCAGCGAGGCCGGGATGGTGCCCATCGACGAAGGCACGGTGCGCGAAAAGGGTGCATTGGGACCGGGCCAGATGCTGGCCGTCGACATGAAAGAGGGCAAGCTTTTCCACGATGTCGAGATAAAGGACCAGTTATCGGCCGCGCAGCCGTTTGGCGAATGGGTCGGCAAAATCAACGATCTGGGCGATACGCTGGCCGTCGTCAGCGAGGCGCCGATGCATACGGCAGGCGACTTGCGCCGCCGCCAGATCGCAGCCGGTTACACGATTGAGGAGCTGGAGCAGATCCTTGCCCCCATGGGCGAGGACGGCAAGGAAGCGATCGCATCCATGGGCGACGACACACCCAGTGCTGTCCTGTCGATGCAATACCGCCCGCTCAGCCATTTCTTCCGCCAGAACTTTAGCCAAGTGACGAACCCGCCGATTGACTCTCTCCGCGAATACCGCGTGATGAGTCTCAAGACGCGGTTTGGCAACCTCAAGAACGTTCTGGACGAGAGTGGTGCCCAAACGCAGATTATCGTGCTGGACAGCCCCTTTGTCGGCAACACGCAGTGGAATGTGTTGACGAGCCAGTTCACATCCGATGTGGGCCATATTGACTGCACCTTCGCCAAGGGGCCGGGCGCCCTGCAAGAGGGTCTGACGCGGATCCGCGCGGAGGCCGAGGATGCGGTGCGCAGTGGTGCGGGTCATCTGATACTGACCGATCAGGCGGTGGGCGAGGACCGCATTGGCATGCCGATGATCTTGGCAACATCCGCCGTGCATAGCCATTTAACCCGCAAAGGCTTGCGCACGTTCTGCTCGCTGAATGTGCGATCTGCCGAGTGCATCGACCCGCATTACTTCGCCGTATTGATCGGCGCGGGCGCAACTGTGGTCAACGCCTATCTGGCCGAGGATAGCCTGGCCGACCGGATCGAGCGGAACCTTCTGGACGGCACCCTGACAGAGGTCGTCGCGCGCTACCGCAAGGCCATCGACGCGGGCCTGCTCAAAATCATGTCTAAAATGGGTATTTCCGTCATCTCGTCCTATCGCGGCGGCCTGAACTTTGAGGCGGTTGGCCTCTCCCGCGCAATGTGTGCCGAATATTTTCCCGGCCTTGTCAGCCGCATCAGCGGCATCGGTGTCAGCGGCATCCAGACCAAGCTGGAGGAGGTCCACGCCCGCGCGTTCAACGGTGCCGACAACGTCCTGCCAATCGGTGGCTTTTACAAGGCGCGCAAAACCGGCGAGAGCCACGCGTGGGGCGCGCAGAACATGCACATGCTGCAAACCGCGTGCAATACAGCAAGCTTTGATCTGTGGAAGCGATACTCGGCCGCTATGCAAGCCGCCCCGCCGATTCACTTGCGCGATCTGATGGCGATCAAGCCGATGGGAAAGGCGATCCCCGTGGACGAGGTCGAGTCGGTCACCGCAATCCGCAAGCGGTTCGTCACGCCCGGCATGTCGCTGGGCGCGCTTAGCCCTGAGGCGCATAAGACACTGAATGTCGCCATGAACCGCATCGGTGCGCGCAGCGATTCAGGCGAGGGCGGCGAAGATCCCGCCCACTTCCTGCCCGAGCCGAACGGCGATAATCCCAGCGCCAAGATCAAGCAAGTCGCCTCCGGCCGTTTTGGCGTGACCGCTGAATACTTGAACCAGTGCGAAGAGCTGGAGATCAAGATCGCCCAAGGCGCAAAGCCCGGCGAGGGCGGCCAATTGCCCGGTATGAAGGTGACCGAACTGATCGCGCGCCTGCGCCACTCGACCAAGGGCGTCACACTGATCTCGCCCCCGCCGCATCACGATATTTATTCCATCGAGGATCTTGCCCAGCTGATCTACGATCTCAAGCAGATCAACCCGATTGCCAAGGTCACGGTCAAGCTGGTCGCCCAATCGGGCGTCGGCACCATCGCGGCAGGCGTGGCCAAGGCCAAGGCAGACGTAATTTTGATTTCCGGCCACAATGGCGGCACCGGCGCCAGCCCGGCCACGTCGATCAAATACGCCGGTCTGCCGTGGGAAATGGGGCTGACCGAGGCGCACCAAGTCTTGTCGATGAACAACCTGCGCGAGAGGGTGACGCTGCGCACCGATGGCGGCCTGCGCACTGGCCGCGACATCGTCATGGCGGCAATGATGGGGGCCGAGGAATACGGCATCGGAACAGCGGCCCTGATCGCTATGGGCTGCATCATGGTGCGCCAATGCCAGTCAAACACTTGCCCCGTTGGCGTCTGCACGCAAGACGAGGCGCTGCGCGATAAATTCACCGGAAGCGCCGAAAAAGTCGTGAACCTCATCACCTTCTACGCGCAGGAAGTGCGCGATGTTCTGGCAGGCATCGGTGCGCGGTCACTTAACGAGGTGATCGGACGGGCCGATCTTCTGACGCAGGTCTCTCGCGGATCGGCGCATCTGGACGATCTGGATCTGAACCCGATGTTGATCACCGTCGGCAACCGCGGCGCGGTCTATGACCGCACGCGCCCGCGCAACGCGGTGCCAGATACCTTGGACGCCGAGATCGTGCGCGATGCAGCCCGTTTTCTGAACGACGGGGAAAAGATGCAGTTGCATTACGCCGTGCAGAACACGCACCGCACCGTTGGCACTAGGCTAAGCAGTCATATCGTTCGCAAATTCGGGATGAAGAACAGCCTGCAGCCCGACCACCTGACGGTCAAGCTGGCGGGAAGCGCAGGGCAATCGCTGGGCGCGTTTGCCGCACCGGGCCTGAAACTGGAAGTGTCGGGCGACGCCAACGACTATGTCGGCAAGGGCCTTTCGGGCGGCATCATAGTGGTGCGCCCGCCCATGAACAGCCCGCTGGACGCCAGTGAAAACACCATTATCGGCAACACAGTGCTCTATGGCGCGACGGCTGGATACCTCTTTGCGGCAGGCCGCGCGGGCGAACGTTTTGCCGTGCGTAACTCTGGCGCGCATGTGGTGATCGAAGGCTGTGGCAGCAACGGATGCGAATACATGACAGGCGGCGTCGCCGTGATCTTGGGCCGCATTGGTGCGAACTTTGGGGCAGGCATGACGGGCGGGATGGCCTATCTCTATGATCCGGCCGGGCAGGCAGCACCCCTGATGAACCGCGAGACGATTGTCACCAGCCCCGTTCAGCATCCCCATTGGCAAGGCGAGTTGCTCGCCCTCATCCAGCGCCACGCAGACGAGACGGGCAGCCGTAAGGCACTGGACATCCTACAACACTGGGACATTGAGCGTGCGCATTTCCTGCAAATCTGCCCACTCGAAATGCTGGACAAGCTGCCTCATCCGCTGAGTGATCAGGACCTGGCGATGCCTGCGGAATAG